Below is a window of Podospora pseudocomata strain CBS 415.72m chromosome 1 map unlocalized CBS415.72m_1.2, whole genome shotgun sequence DNA.
CGCGGTGGTCGATCCCACCGGCGGTGATCTCGGCAGAGAGACGGGAGTAGCCCAGGAAGGAGGGGGCGTTTTTCATTTCGATTTTGAGTCTTATATCTCCTGGTTAGTTATATGTGAGAGAAAGGATAaaaggggagaagaaggggaacgGACTTTTCTTCTTCGGGAATGTCAAAAAAGGCTTTGCCCTCGCGGATGACTTGTTTGAAGAGCTCATCTGGGATGCCGACGTTTTTAAGATACAAGAACCCGACTTCCATGAGGGCATGGCGCAGCTCGGCGAGGAACTGCGGTTTCGTCGCTGGGTCTGAGGCCTGAGCCAGgtcgaggatggggatggatgtaAAGGACATTGTGATCGTCACTGAGGATTGGAGTGATATGTGAGAGCCGCCTGTATCTCCGTGTCTGAGAGGGAAAAGTCTTAAACAAAGAGTCAAGAATGAAAACACGCGAAAGAAAAAGTAGACTGCTTATAAATAGACCACCGGCCTACAGAATGAATGTTTCAAGAGGGTATCTTAATGATCCAATCGGATACAATATGCAGCTACACTTATATCTCTAGCTTCCTTAGCATCTGTCCGATGTCAGGCCATGTttcccatcaccctcaaaTGGCGTAATCGGTCGACATCGGAGCTGCTCCATACCCAGCCCCGCATTTACTCACGGGGTGCGGGTCACAAAGCCCGGGTttacccccttttctccaacGGCACGCCCATACCCATTCCCTTCCTTTGAAGCTTCCATGTTCGGGCCGGCTTGGTCCAAATGCCGGGCGTACTGTGCCCTTCCCTCCCGCTTACGGATGGGTCCTTACCGGACAAAACCATGCCGATTTCGTATTATGGCCTACAACTCTGGGCCCAAGCCACTTTTGCTTATTTCCTTTCCAATCTCTTGATTAGATAAATCTGCTCTCCAATGGCGCGAGCTGTTTCTGGAGGGGCATTTGTGTGTGCCTCGACGTCCTGTTCGTAGACTGAAATGTCGAAATCACTCCGAGGAGGTGGGCTTCGCGCACCACATCGCCGCCAGTTGGGAGAAGCTGCCGTCAAGAGGGGCGAGCGCGAATGTGGGCGCGACGTTGAAGGCTTGGACCACGTGCTGTTGGGCTACAACAGCTGCATGATCGTTgtcatccacctccatcggatccacatcctccatctcttcatcGCTGACTTCTTCGTCCTGCAAGACCAACGCATCCTGCACAGGTTGCGTCTCAACTGTGTCATCCATGGTCATGTGGTCCATAGGCTTGAGGATCAGTGGCTGCTCGACAGCGTCGGTCACAGCCCAGATCTGAGCCGCGGAATCAACCACCACGAAACCAGATGACCCCGGAGCAGCCAATACAGATGTGATGAGATGAGGGAATTGTTGCACCAGTTGTGGTTCCTGGTCATCAAGTGAGAAAACCGTCAGCTCAGATCTGGCGCCCTTCTTCAGCTTGTCCTGCCGAGGGTGTGGGATAGGTGCTGCCAGGGCGAACGTCCGTGACTGGTGGTTGACGGCCAGTTGGGTAAGGCGTTTGGCGGCGAGAGAAGTATCCTTGAGCTTGTAGCTGTACAGCAGCTCGTCTGACACCGTGTCGTAAACGGCAATGTCCTCGGATAGCAAGATCAAGCACGAACCCATACTCTGGATGCTACGGACTTCTCCGCGGATGATACCTGAGATAACATCCCGAATCGTACCGGTTTGTGTGTCaatggcaacaacaagaccctCGGTAGAGACCCGGTAGGCAGCAAAGAGGATCGACCCGTCTTCAGAGTAGGCGACCGCGCCACTGCGGAACACTTTTCTGGTCTCCTCAACCAGGTCTTCTTGCTTTTCACGCACAGGGAGCGTGACAGCGCGAGAGCAGTGCCAGCTGCGAAGTGGTTCCCCATCATGTCCTTTGACCGCAAGACCGTCTCGGATGCGGTACTGTGTAGACCAGAACCGTACCACACCATCGTTTCCAATGGTCGCAAACCTGGAGAAAACTGGGTCGCTGGCAACATCGAAGATAGCTTGAGGAAGATCGGTGTGATGCGCCTCATTGACCCTGGTAACCAGCTCAAGTGAGTTATCCTCATGAACCTCCCAGAACTTGAGGTAGATCTCCTTCCTTTGCCGAGCAGCCTCGGCAACAGTCTTGGACCCAGTCAAGAAAGCGGCCGTGTCCCTTTCAGGGGGTTGCCACTCATCGATCGACGCCAACCACTTCCCGTCTTTAGAAAAGGAGAGACTTGTGGCCGTTGGCTCCATAATTGGCTGGCCATCCCTTGTGATATTGGCCTCTGTAGAGCTGGTGCGTGCAATCGCGTGCTTAGACACACCCTGAAATGAAGCAAGGTCGAAGACCTGAACAAGAGGAGCGGATACAGTTGTCCCGGCTCCCTGTGTAGCCTGCTGCCCATTTCCAACACACAGGAACATCTGAGAAGGGTTGCGCGGATTGGATGTGGCCACCACGGGAGCCGAGATTTCATCGGCTGACCGCCAGACACGACGAACCAAGGATTCCTTCGAAGGCGTCTCTTCTAGCACAAGAGACTGGATGCCAGAAACATACATGGTCGGCTTCATCTCAGCAGTCGAAAGAACCATGGTGGAATTGTCGTCGAGATGGACGGCGTACGATGCACCGCGCGGCGAAATGGTGATGTTTTCGATGGTTGCTGACAGATGAGGAAGAGTTTCCGTCCGACCGGCATCAATCTGCCAAAGAACCAAGACAGTTTCGGCGCCACCAGAGATGAGATAGTTTCCTGACATCGATTAGCATGTTGCGAGCGGTTCTGAGCACATGCAGTCCTTACCATCTCTAGACAACTTAACGCTATGAACAGCTCTCCGATGCCAATGGAGCTTCGTAGGCTGCAAGGTGCGCTCTGCAATTCCAGACAATACATCATTGTACAAGTAGATGGCACCCCGAGCGCAACCGACGACCACATCAGCTCTGATGAGTTTCTTGTCCTTCAATACAGGATGAACATCCAGACAGCTGATGATATCGGGAAGGTCGAAAGAGTGGAAGTCGAATTTTAGCGTGTCGATGGAAGCGACCTTGCTCGCCTTGAAGTAGCCAATGTGCAAAGTTGTTTTCGCAGCGGCAACAATCAGCCTCCCACTAGCAGCGAACCGAAGCATCTGAGGACTTTGATCGAAACTGTGAAGaagcaacccctcccctttcccttctaACAGGCTCTCCCTCGTATGGGCGACGATTTGCGCAGAGGTAGGAGTAGTGTTCTGAAGGACGAGAAGCACATCGATTTTGGAATTGGGAAGGTCAATCGCATCGACAGACATATCGACAAGGTTGCTGGAAGTGATGGTGAATGGGGTGTCAGATCCAGTGCCTAATCTCCAATTGATGTTCCAGATACGGCCATCAGAGCAGGCAACCCAAATGTAGGCTCCCTGAGTCTTGGACAGCGATGTGGCCACGATATGGGCTGGCGTGGTCGCATTTTCGCTGTCTGTCTCTGTCAATGGGATAGGGATACGGCGGATCGGCAGGGAGCTTTCGGTGGAAAATACTTGGATCGAAGTATTGTAGGTTATTATGAGAAACCTAGGTATGTCAGTCAGGATGGAATCTGTGAGTAGCTGTCCCCCTCCTGGCATTCTTACTTCTCGTCTGGGGAAAAGATGGGATCAATGTTGAGCATCCGGCCGCCCATTGGGGGTTGGACCTTCCACTGTGACTGTGACGATACACCTGGCAAGCCTGAATGTCCATTTATCGGCTGAAGGCTTGTGTCGTCTGTGTGGCTTGTTTGGTTGGCTCCTTCCCCGTTCAACGCATCTGCCTTCTCCTGTTCTGTTTTGCGACGgtgcttcttctgctgcgcTTGTGCCGAGTCGTCTTTTGGTTCACGTTTCCGCTTTTTCAACGAGGCGCTGTCGCCGTTGGTATCTGTTTTTGACGGCATCGTGTGAAAGAGCAGCAACTGACGTCTGACCTTTTCTGGGGGATCTCGGCGAGAAATCAATGCTGTAATGTCGAGAATGGAATCAAACAGCCCAAGCTTCGCACGCCCAGTCCAGTCGCCAATTGCGACTAAGCGGAAGAAATTTTGGCGGAGTCGCAAAAAAAGTTACAGTGGGGCCGGTTGCTTATCGGCGATAAGCACGAGCCAATCCCTGTCCCTGAGACAAAGATTTGCGGCAACTTTCAGAGGTCTCGGCAGGCGTCGCGACAACTTCAGCGCATCCATCCACTTTCTGCCCAGTCATCACTGACCGACACTTTTCTGCCGGCATCTCCCACCGCAAAACCCAGGGCTCCCAATACATCAACTTCTCCGGCTTCAGAAACATCTTCCGGAACACCCTTTCACATTAGACTCCACCCAAGCTCGACGCGCATCTATCTACACTCTCGACAAAATGATTATTCCGGTTCGCTGCTTCTCATGTGGCAAGGTCGTGGGTGACCTTTGGGAAAAGTTCGTTGTCTTGATCGAGGACAGAGGGCTCGCTGATGGAGAGGCCCTTGATGAGCTCGGCTGCAAGCGCTACTGCTGCCGTCGCATGGTCATGACCCACGTTGACTTGATCGAGAAGCTTCTGAAGTACGAATTTTGTTCGGGCACACTTTTCTGACTGGATTTGGCTGACACCCTCGCTCTAGGTACACTCCCGATGGccgcaacagcaagaagCTCAGCATGGCCAACCCTGGTCACATGGAATAATAGACAACACCCGTTTAGATGCATTTTCGTCCGGCGTTATGGGTTGGTTATACAGGCAGCAGGGGCATATTGGTCTCAACCATTTTATTTTGGGGCGGGAAAAAGATTGTTTTTATGGGGATGAGGCGTCAGGGTTGACTTGCTTTGGATGcgcgagggcggcggcagcatGCTTTTAAAATGTTTCGGCAGAAAACCTCGAGAAATGTTTGGTGAAGAATGGTAAAAGCGGACGACAGTTTCACGCACATGGACTTGGCCGACGCTCAACTAAGGGAATAGAGCAGACATACTGTCAATTGTATTTGCCGTGCGATGGCCACCAGCAGATCGCATGTCGTTATGTCGGACTAGAAGCTCTGCCTTTGTTCCAGAGACATACTTACACACTTACTTTGGGAATACAGTTCTTCATGGCACATCACCCATCCTTGATGACGGGAATCCACTTCCCATCCTCACTTCGAGATGAGACTCGGTTGGATATTAGCAGCCCTTCTATCCCACCAACGAACTTGTTAAGCTAAGAGCTTTTATCATTTCACCGCAGCCTTCTCGGACACAGCGCTGGGCAACTAGGAAGGTTCACCCGTGCCTCATCCTTCCCGCGCTGTCCTTCTTCTAGAAAATGCAGTATGTACCACTTTACCCCGGTCTATGCAACCCATACCAGATTTGTGAGATAATCTCGGTCAGCAAGAGGTGCTCATGCTGTTGGTTCCTCTTCCCGAACTGCAACagacccctccaccaacagagAAGAGGTCGTGGACCCGAGCAAGCCTTCCATTTCTGCTTCCTACAGACCGACGCGTGCATTACACGACAACGACCAGAACCTCCTGTGCAACCATAGCATCTCGTCCGAAGGCGTCGTCGTGGCGTCTAAGCGCCCGTTGCCGCGTCTACTCGCGGTTGTTCTGCAGGCTTGTGGGTCAAAGGAATATAGTTTCCTCTCTTGTCTCAATCACTCTGCAGAATCCATGAAGGGAAAGTGATCCTAAGCGCGGAGGCtgttggtggagatgaaggatCTAAAGAGAGAAGTTAATGTTAGCCACATTTGGCAGACCTCGTGTACTGTCATGAGTAGGGTATCTTACCATTGCTGCCAGCACTCAAAGTCCCTCACAAAACACAGCACACTTACAACTTCTACAACCTATGAGAGGCGCGCATTCATTGATCCCACACTAGCGCCAAAACCAACCATCAGGATCCAAACAGTCGGAATCGCTTGACCGCCACACACGGTCCGGCCCCTGCTGCCCGTGGTGGTGTTCTTCCTGTTGTCCTTGTGTGGGTGGCCATGCTGCAGCCCAGATCAGAATCTCAATTCCAACGCCATCATGCCTTTGCAGAGCTTCATCACACTTTCCTCTGCCGAGATTGATTCACCGCCTCTACTGAGAGACGATGCTTCAGTGCCGTCTCTAAGTTTTGTACCCATGGAACAGGCCTGCCTTTTTCTCGGCCGTCCGGATAACAAGTCAAGGTAACAGCACACTGTGCCTATGCGGACGAGAAGTTTCATGGCCCCCGCAGATCCATCCTCTCACTCATTTGCAAAATCAATGCCGATATGACCGAGTATCAGGTTAGGTGTACACTTGTCACCTTTCGGTTCAACATAACACCCTCCATCACGGAAGGGTGGTGCTTGCAGTGATACTCGATGATGTTTGTCGAGCGCGGCTTTGTCCTACCTGAACCATGTGGTACCAAGGGACATCAGCAACCACCCGTATACAGATCTCGTCTGTGCTTGCGTGCCAAACTGCCATTGGCCGTGATCACCAAAGCCAAACGAAACAAGTGAAGCTCGTCCAAAGCACTCCCAGCTGGCTGGGAACAAGTGGTGATCTAGGGAATCCAACGGCAATCCTATTGGCCAAGAGAGCTGCCCCTCATCCCGAGAAGTTTGGAGCAGGGGGGGTCGAGAATGGTGCCCCCTGACTTGCTGGGAACGCGAGCCTAACGACGTTTTAAGCGCCGACTTCATCGCCATGCAGTTTATCGGCAGTGAGGGGcgccgtcaccatcatctgACTGGCCCGAGACAAAAGACGCGCATTGGGTGTGTGCGGGATGGGAACTTTTTTGACATCAGTATTGTCAGCCTTATCCAGAAATATcgagaggggagaggatggccTACACCAGGCCGGTTCAATCTCGCCTTCGCCATGTAATCACTCTTAGTGCGCCTCCAACAGACAGGCCATCACCGTCATGTGCAAAGAGCAATTTGGGCGAGCAATACAACATCCAGGTCGACAGATAGAAACCCTTGGCCGTAGGATTCGAATTGTTACTGTGCAGCAGGAGCCAGCACCTGCAGGTCCGTTGGCGGTTTGGTCTATCCCCTGTTGGGCAAGACGCCCTTCCCAGACCCTGGCTTCCCGCAGCACGACACGCCTCTCTTGGTCTCTGCCCCAGCCAGAGTGCTGCCTTCTAACCGCACTGCacactctcctcccctctgccACTGACCACTACCGGATGTCCTTTGAATGAACCACTGGCTGACAGCTCTACGGCTCCCCACGCGGACACTTCCAAGCTATCACCATCCTTCCCAAGCTTGTCTAGAAGCTGCACTACCTGCTGCGTCCTGGTCGGCGTGTTGGTTGTCGTGGTATCTGGTGTGTTGTTCCCCGCAGCAAGAAGACAGCCCGTAAGCCCGCATCGGCCTCCCCTTCAGTCCCAATCAGGCTGAAGCCCTACGCCGGTGATCCATCGTGCTGCAAGGAAACACCCACGGTGGCTTGCCTTTGGTGCTCGGGACCTTGGCCACCCCCAAGCATCCTTCTTCCTTAAGGAacgccctcttcccaccaGAGATACCTCAGCTCAGCTCCCGGCGCATCGTGCAATGCTGTATCCCGATACCTACTTGCGCGCCTAATTGTCGACACAGCATCTGCCAACAACCGCGCACAGGTTCTCCGATATTTTGCTTCCTAAGCGCAGTCGTGCTGTGCTGCCTACTGCTTGTCTTGCCGTCTCGGTGTTGGGGCAAACCCTTTAACCAACGACTGATAACTGCTGGCCTGGCCGTTGACTGGGTTAGCGAGATCTACACCTCGGCTCACTACGGCGCATTGGGTCGGAAGTGGCTGCAATGGCTCTTGAAGCTCCCCTGAGGACATCAACGGGAAGCATCAGGTCGATATACCCTTCATACGCCGAAATGGCACTCTCCTCTGGACGAGAGTCCCCTGCGCTGACGTCCCAATATATGGCGTATGATATACCTTCCCAGCTAACCCCGAATTGGTGAACCCTGTTGGTTGACATTTATCTTttcccagctcctcgtccgGCCCTGACTCCCAAGCCCTTCGTCCAAATTCTTTTACGAGACCAAGCTCGGCGCATCTTATGAGCCCGAGCAGCGATATTGTTGGCCCTTCACCTGTGACTTCGAACGGAACCGAGACTACGGAAATTGAGGAcgaagaggtggaagagacTGAAGAAGCGACCGGGTTTGGGCGCAATTCGGTTTGTGGACCTTGTCTATGCCTTTTGTATGATAACGTGCCGGTCATAATAACTAATGGTTGCcagttgttgatgctgaaaACGAACATTCCGGATCATGTACGAAAATCCGGAAGTGAAGAGGTCGTCTCGGTGATACACGCGCCCCCAAATTTTCAAGACTGGGTATGAAGGCTCAAGGCAAATGGATGATAGGATGACCCAAGCTGACGTTGGATTTTGCCAGAAGTCCGGTGATACTACCTCGAGATCAAGTGTTTCGAACTCTGTGAGCGGTGCGAGTATAGTCAGTAGCGGTGCCAGTCCACCGCCTAGCGAACCGTCAACTGTAGTAGTAAGGTGTCCTGTTGAGTGAGGGCAGTCTAAACATGGTGCTAACTCTGTACAAAGACAAGGCATTCG
It encodes the following:
- the NAN1 gene encoding NET1-associated nuclear protein 1 (BUSCO:EOG09262E3Q; COG:S; EggNog:ENOG503NZTE); the encoded protein is MPSKTDTNGDSASLKKRKREPKDDSAQAQQKKHRRKTEQEKADALNGEGANQTSHTDDTSLQPINGHSGLPGVSSQSQWKVQPPMGGRMLNIDPIFSPDEKFLIITYNTSIQVFSTESSLPIRRIPIPLTETDSENATTPAHIVATSLSKTQGAYIWVACSDGRIWNINWRLGTGSDTPFTITSSNLVDMSVDAIDLPNSKIDVLLVLQNTTPTSAQIVAHTRESLLEGKGEGLLLHSFDQSPQMLRFAASGRLIVAAAKTTLHIGYFKASKVASIDTLKFDFHSFDLPDIISCLDVHPVLKDKKLIRADVVVGCARGAIYLYNDVLSGIAERTLQPTKLHWHRRAVHSVKLSRDGNYLISGGAETVLVLWQIDAGRTETLPHLSATIENITISPRGASYAVHLDDNSTMVLSTAEMKPTMYVSGIQSLVLEETPSKESLVRRVWRSADEISAPVVATSNPRNPSQMFLCVGNGQQATQGAGTTVSAPLVQVFDLASFQGVSKHAIARTSSTEANITRDGQPIMEPTATSLSFSKDGKWLASIDEWQPPERDTAAFLTGSKTVAEAARQRKEIYLKFWEVHEDNSLELVTRVNEAHHTDLPQAIFDVASDPVFSRFATIGNDGVVRFWSTQYRIRDGLAVKGHDGEPLRSWHCSRAVTLPVREKQEDLVEETRKVFRSGAVAYSEDGSILFAAYRVSTEGLVVAIDTQTGTIRDVISGIIRGEVRSIQSMGSCLILLSEDIAVYDTVSDELLYSYKLKDTSLAAKRLTQLAVNHQSRTFALAAPIPHPRQDKLKKGARSELTVFSLDDQEPQLVQQFPHLITSVLAAPGSSGFVVVDSAAQIWAVTDAVEQPLILKPMDHMTMDDTVETQPVQDALVLQDEEVSDEEMEDVDPMEVDDNDHAAVVAQQHVVQAFNVAPTFALAPLDGSFSQLAAMWCAKPTSSE
- the RPB10 gene encoding DNA-directed RNA polymerase II subunit L (COG:K; EggNog:ENOG503P6YC), which translates into the protein MIIPVRCFSCGKVVGDLWEKFVVLIEDRGLADGEALDELGCKRYCCRRMVMTHVDLIEKLLKYTPDGRNSKKLSMANPGHME